The region AAGGGAAAAGGGCTAAAATAATTCCGGCAAAGACCAGGCCTAGGCTGTAGGGGACTTTGAGTCGCCGTGTCAGGATCGCGACCATACTGGCGATGAGCAGTATCAGCAGGAACCGATCCAGTTTGATGATGAATTCCATTTTACCCTCCTTATGAGGTCAAGCCAAACCGTATCAACAAGCGGCACAACGGCCTGCGCCCAGCAGGGCACTCCGATCGTTGAGGATAACCCTCACCGGGATCGTTTCCAACAGGGGGCTCAAGCGTCCCTTGGCGGTGAAGGCGAGCAGGAAGCCGGGCCCCCTGAGCCGATCGATGATCTTCGGGGCGATCCCTCCTCCCAGATAGACGCCTCCCGTGGCGAGGTAGCGCAGCGCCACATTCCCCGCCTCGGCCCCGTAGAGGGAGACGAAGAGATCGAGGGCCTGCTCACAGAGGAGACAATCGCTGGATAGGGCCGCCCGGGTAATGACCGCTGAGGGGTCATTCGCCAGCATCTCTTCTGCAACCGCAGGCGATTCGGAGAGATGCCGGCCATCCCGCAGGAAACGGTAAATGTTGCGCAGTCCGGGGCCGGAGAGAACCCGTTCGGTGCTGACCCGGCCGTGTTTATCACGCAGATAGAGGAGCAGTTCCGCTTCGATCTCCGTGCGGGGAGCAAAGTCCGCATGCCCCCCCTCGCTGGGGTAGGGTCGATGGACAGAGCCATCCCAGTAAGCCACGGCTTCTCCCAGGCCGGTCCCTGCCGAGACCAAGGCGATGGTGCCGGTCGGATTGGGAACGCCCTTATTAAGGATCTCGAAATCCTCCGGCCCCAGGAGATCGATGCCATAGACATGCGCCTCCAGGTCATTGATCAGGCGAACCTCGGGAATCCCCAAAGCTCTGGACAGATCTTCGGCATTCACACTCCAGGGAAGGTTGGGAGTCCTGACCGTGCCATGCCGGACTGGACCGGCAATTCCGAAACAGGCCCGCTCCGCGGTCAAGCCTTGTTCTCCGATAAAACGTCTGACTATTTCCTCCAGGCTCCCTGCCTTTCGGCTCGGGAAGCGTCCTTCGGCCAGTAGCGTCAACTTTTCGCAGGCGGCATCGAAATAAGCAAGCCGTGTGGACGTTCCCCCTATATCTCCTGCCAGAACCTGCATCCGATCTTCCTCCTCTGGAACAAACGCCCGCTTAAAACAGGCTCTGCTCTTTTTGTCTCTTTCCAAGAATGAAGCCTGCACCTTTGCCAACCTCAAGGGCCTTTTGGGGATCGAGCAATCCAAAGAGTTGGATCATTTTGGCGACCAGCCCGGTCCAGCCCGTCTGGTGGCTTGCTCCGAGTCCGGCGCCATTGTCGCCATGGAAGTACTCATAGAAGAGGATGTGGTCGCGCCAGTAAGGATCGGCCTGGAACTTCTCCGTGCCTCCATACACAGGACGCCTGCCCTGCTCGTCGCGCAAAAAGATCCGGGTAAGCCGGTCCGCGATTTCTTTGCTCACCTCGAAAAGGTTCATCATCTTGCCTGAGCCCGTCGGGCACTCGATCTTGAAGTTGTCGCCGTAGTACAGGTAGAAATTCAGCAGCGCGCGGATGATCATCGCGTTTACCGGCATCCAGACCGGGCCCCGCCAGTTGGAGTTGCCGCCGAACATGCCGGTGTTCGATTCGGCCGGCAGGTAGTCCACCCGGTACTCCTGGCCTTCCACGGTGAAGACAAAGGGGTGCTGCTCGTGAAACTTCGAGAGCGAGCGGATGCCGTAGGGGCTCAGGAACTCGCTCTCGTCAAGCATCCTGGAGAGGATCCTGCGCAGCCGCTGCGGATTGACGAGGGCGATCATCCCGCGCTCGGCCACGCCGAGATGACCCGGTCCCGTTGGGTGGATGGACTCCTTGAGTTCGGGCATGCGGAGCAGGCGCTTGTGCATGTATTCCACCGCCCGCGGGATACGCTCCCGCTGCCATGCCTCGACCACGGTCGTGGCGCACAGGGGCAGGAGCCCCACCATGGAGCGCACCTTGAGCCGCTGGGCGCTCCCATCCGGGAGCCGCAG is a window of Syntrophus gentianae DNA encoding:
- the glk gene encoding glucokinase, whose translation is MQVLAGDIGGTSTRLAYFDAACEKLTLLAEGRFPSRKAGSLEEIVRRFIGEQGLTAERACFGIAGPVRHGTVRTPNLPWSVNAEDLSRALGIPEVRLINDLEAHVYGIDLLGPEDFEILNKGVPNPTGTIALVSAGTGLGEAVAYWDGSVHRPYPSEGGHADFAPRTEIEAELLLYLRDKHGRVSTERVLSGPGLRNIYRFLRDGRHLSESPAVAEEMLANDPSAVITRAALSSDCLLCEQALDLFVSLYGAEAGNVALRYLATGGVYLGGGIAPKIIDRLRGPGFLLAFTAKGRLSPLLETIPVRVILNDRSALLGAGRCAAC